The following coding sequences are from one Nitrospirota bacterium window:
- a CDS encoding acylphosphatase → MNTRVHLHISGKVQGVFFRDSTAQMATAMELTGFVRNLPDGRVEIVAEGEKECVEKLVQWSHSGPPWAVVEYVERRDEPYKGEFQFFEIRRQER, encoded by the coding sequence ATGAACACCAGGGTTCACTTACACATCAGCGGTAAGGTTCAGGGGGTATTTTTCAGGGATTCGACTGCCCAGATGGCTACTGCAATGGAACTTACCGGATTTGTACGGAATCTCCCTGACGGCCGTGTTGAGATAGTTGCTGAGGGTGAGAAGGAATGTGTTGAGAAGCTGGTACAATGGTCCCACTCAGGGCCTCCGTGGGCGGTTGTTGAATATGTAGAGAGGCGGGATGAACCATATAAGGGAGAGTTTCAATTTTTCGAGATAAGGAGACAGGAACGTTAA